Genomic segment of Umezawaea sp. Da 62-37:
GGCCCGTTGAGCCGTTCCCCGCCGTGCGCCCGCCACGCCAGCAGCAGGAACACCACCGGCACCGCGATGGCGGTCAGCTTGAGCCAGTACTGGAACGCCTGCACGAACGTGATGCTGCGCATCCCGCCGGACACCACGTTCACCGTGACCACGACCGCGACGATCAGCCCGCCCAGCCAGTCCGGCGCGCCGGTGACCGTGTGCAGGGTCAGGCCCGCGCCCTTGAACTGCGGCAGCAGGTACAGCCACGCGATGGAGATCGCCAGCCCGCTGGCCACCCGGCGCACCACCGGGGACCCGAACCGCGCCTCGGCGAAGTCCGGCAGCGTGTACGCCCCCGACCGGCGCAGCGGGGCCGCGACCAGCGTCAGCAGCACGAGGTAGCCCGCGGTGTAGCCGACCGGGAACCACAGCATGTCCGGGCCGTGCGCGAAGATCAGCCCGGCGATGCCCACGAACGAGGCCGCTGACAGGTACTCGCCGCCGATCGCGGAGGCGTTCCACCACGGCGACACCGTGCGCGAGGCGACGTAGAAGTCCGACGTGGTGCGCGAGATCCGCAGGCCGTAGGCGCCGATGAGCATGGTGCCGAGCGCGACCACCACCACGGCGACGACACCGTAGGTGCTGTTCACGACCGCTCGACCAGCTCGGCGAACGCGAGTTCGCTCCGCTCGGCCTGCCGCACGTAGAACCACCCGGCCAGCACGAACACCGGGAACACCACGACCCCGAGCAGCACCCACGGCAGCCCGATGCCGAGCACCTGGATCCGCGACACCGACGGCGCGAACTTGAACACCAGCGGCAGCGTCGCGAGCCCGCCCGCGACCAAGCCGACCACGAGCAGGCCGAGCGTGCGCTGGGTGCGGATCAGCGACCGCATGTACAGCGCGCCGAGCTGGCTCTGCTCGTTGATCTCCCGCGACGTCGGGTACGGCCGCCGGGGGCGGGGCGCGCCGGTCCGCGGGCTCGTCACCACCACGCGCTGCGTCGGCGGCGGCTGCTCGGGCGTCACGTGGCCTGCCGGTTCCGCACGTTCTCGTCGGGGACCTGGTGCTGCACGACCGGCCGCGCCCGGCGCACCAGCAGCTGGCGCAGGTGCCGGGCGTGGCGGCGGCTGACCGGCAGCACCGCGCCGCCGATGTTGACGCTCAGGTGCCCCTCCTCCAGCCGCAGCTCCTCGACGTGGCTCAGCGACACCAGGTGGCTGCGGTGGATCCGGACGAACCCGGCCGACCGCCAGCGCTCCTCCAGGCCGTTCAGGGCGGCCCTGACCAGACCACTGCCCGTCGCGGTGTGCAGGCGCGCGTAGTCGCCGTGCGCCTCGACGTAGCGGATGTCGGCCAGCCGGATGAACCGGGTGATCCCGCCCAGCTCGACCGGGATGACCTCCTCGCCGACCTCGGGGGTCTGCGGCGCCTGCGGCTGCGCGGGCGTCTCGGCGGCGGTGGACTTGACGTCCAGCACCTCGTGCACGATCCGGTGCACCGACTCGGCCAGCCGCTCCGCGCGCACCGGCTTGAGCAGGTAGTCGAGCGCCTTCAGCTCGAACGCCTCGACGGCGGGCTCCTGGTGCGCGGTGACGAACACGATGGGCGGCGGCTGGGCGAACCTGGACAGCACGCGCGCCAGGTCGAGGCCGTCCAGGCCCGGCATCCGGATGTCCAGGAACACCGCGTCGACGGGCTGACCGGCGTCCATGGCCCGGTGCAGGCCGCGCAGCGCGGTGGTCGCGTCCGTCACGCCTTCGACGTGCGCGATCCGCGGGTCCGAGCGCAGGAGGTACACGAGGTCCTCCAGCGCGGGGGGTTCGTCGTCCACCGCGAGCACGCGCAACGTCCGTTCGAGAGCGCCTCGGCGCTCGGGCCCCTCGCAGAGGGGGCAGGGCAGACCTGCGGTCATGTCGGATCGTGTCCAATGCTGTGAACGGCCGATCTCCACGGCGACGGGATTAGACCACCAGTGGGTCATCGTCGCCCGTCGAGGGGCCGCTAGCAAGGGTGCCACCGGCACACGGCATAACGCGGGTGCGCGGTGATCGGTTCGATCGACCTTCAACCGGCGATGCGCCGGGACCTGTGGTCCGAAACCCGCGGGTGCGCGGCGAGCGCGTCCCCGAGCGTGATCTCCAGTTCGACGAAGGACTCCTCGGCGCGGCGCGCGGCGACGATCACCGATGACGCGGCGGCCGGGCCGACCAGTCGGCGCGTGGGGTCCTGGAGTGATTCGAGCACCTCGGACCACTGGTTCGACAACTTCGCCAAACCCTCCAGGGCGGCCACCAGTTCACCCGTTGTGCCGGGCGGATTCGCGGCTATCCGGGCGAGATGGTCGCCCAGCG
This window contains:
- a CDS encoding LytTR family DNA-binding domain-containing protein, whose protein sequence is MTAGLPCPLCEGPERRGALERTLRVLAVDDEPPALEDLVYLLRSDPRIAHVEGVTDATTALRGLHRAMDAGQPVDAVFLDIRMPGLDGLDLARVLSRFAQPPPIVFVTAHQEPAVEAFELKALDYLLKPVRAERLAESVHRIVHEVLDVKSTAAETPAQPQAPQTPEVGEEVIPVELGGITRFIRLADIRYVEAHGDYARLHTATGSGLVRAALNGLEERWRSAGFVRIHRSHLVSLSHVEELRLEEGHLSVNIGGAVLPVSRRHARHLRQLLVRRARPVVQHQVPDENVRNRQAT